The following coding sequences are from one Natrarchaeobaculum sulfurireducens window:
- a CDS encoding elongation factor EF-2, protein MGRRKKIVQECERLMDEPENIRNIAIAAHVDHGKTTLSDNLLAGAGMISDETAGEQLAMDTEEDEQERGITIDAANVSMTHEYEGTNHLINLIDTPGHVDFGGDVTRAMRAVDGALVVVDAVEGAMPQTETVLRQALREGVKPTLFINKVDRLISELQEGPQEMQERLISVIADVNELIAGMTDDMDDVDDWTVSVEDGTVGFGSALYKWGVSMPSMQRTGMDFGDIMELERADKRQELHERTPLSDVVLDMVCEHFPNPVDAQPRRIPRIWRGDAESDLAEQMRLVDEDGEVVFMVTDIAMDPHAGEVASGRVFSGSLEKGQELYVSGTAGKNRVQSVGIYMGGEREEVDHVPAGNIAAVTGLRDAIAGSTVSETDMTPFESIEHISEPVITKSVEAQTMDDLPKLIETLRQVSKEDPTIQVTINEDTGEHLISGQGELHLEVITQRIEKNQGIPVNTGEPIVVYREAVQRESDTVEGISPNRHNRFYISAEPLSDELVETIKLGEATMDMPELERREALMDAGMEKDDAQIVEHIHGSNILLDQTKGIQHLNETMELFIEGLEEALDNGPLANEPVQGTLIRLHDAKLHEDTIHRGPAQVIPATREAVHKSLIDARIKVLEPMQDARIDVPNDHMGAASGEIQGRRGRVDDMYQEGDLMVVEGIAPVDEMIGFASDIRSATEGRASWNTENAGFEVMSDSLQREKIMEIRERKGMKLELPPSIDYI, encoded by the coding sequence ATGGGCCGACGCAAGAAGATCGTCCAAGAGTGTGAACGGCTGATGGACGAACCGGAGAACATCCGGAACATCGCCATCGCCGCTCACGTCGACCACGGTAAAACGACCCTTTCTGACAACCTCCTCGCGGGTGCAGGCATGATCTCCGACGAGACTGCTGGCGAGCAGCTCGCGATGGACACGGAAGAAGACGAACAGGAACGTGGGATCACCATCGACGCCGCAAACGTTTCGATGACCCACGAGTACGAGGGAACGAACCACCTCATCAACCTCATCGACACGCCGGGCCACGTCGACTTCGGTGGCGACGTCACCCGTGCGATGCGTGCCGTCGACGGTGCGCTGGTGGTCGTCGACGCCGTCGAAGGTGCGATGCCCCAGACCGAGACCGTCCTGCGACAGGCACTGCGCGAGGGCGTCAAGCCGACGCTGTTCATCAACAAGGTCGACCGCCTCATTTCCGAGCTGCAGGAAGGCCCACAGGAGATGCAAGAGCGTCTCATCTCGGTCATCGCCGACGTGAACGAACTCATCGCCGGCATGACCGACGACATGGACGACGTCGACGACTGGACCGTCTCCGTCGAAGACGGCACCGTCGGCTTCGGCTCCGCGCTGTACAAGTGGGGCGTCTCGATGCCGTCGATGCAGCGGACCGGCATGGACTTCGGCGACATCATGGAACTCGAGCGAGCGGACAAGCGCCAGGAACTCCACGAGCGCACGCCGCTTTCGGACGTCGTGCTCGACATGGTCTGTGAGCACTTCCCGAACCCAGTCGACGCACAGCCCCGCCGTATCCCACGGATCTGGCGTGGCGACGCCGAATCCGACCTCGCAGAGCAGATGCGACTGGTCGACGAAGACGGCGAAGTCGTCTTCATGGTCACCGACATCGCGATGGACCCCCACGCCGGCGAGGTCGCTTCCGGTCGTGTCTTCTCGGGCAGCCTCGAGAAGGGCCAGGAGCTGTATGTCTCCGGGACCGCGGGCAAAAACCGCGTCCAGTCGGTCGGCATCTACATGGGTGGCGAACGCGAGGAAGTCGATCACGTTCCCGCCGGAAACATCGCGGCCGTCACCGGCCTGCGCGACGCCATCGCTGGCTCGACCGTCTCCGAGACGGACATGACGCCGTTCGAGTCGATCGAACACATCTCCGAGCCAGTCATCACGAAGAGCGTCGAGGCCCAGACGATGGACGACCTCCCCAAGCTCATCGAGACGCTCCGCCAGGTCTCGAAAGAGGACCCGACCATCCAGGTCACGATCAACGAAGACACCGGCGAGCACCTGATCTCCGGACAGGGTGAACTCCACCTCGAGGTCATCACCCAGCGTATCGAGAAGAATCAGGGCATCCCGGTCAACACCGGTGAGCCGATCGTCGTCTACCGCGAGGCTGTCCAGCGCGAGAGCGACACCGTCGAGGGCATCTCGCCAAACCGTCACAACCGCTTTTACATCTCCGCCGAGCCGCTGTCGGACGAACTCGTCGAGACGATCAAGCTGGGCGAGGCGACGATGGACATGCCCGAACTCGAGCGCCGTGAAGCGCTCATGGATGCCGGCATGGAGAAAGACGACGCCCAGATCGTCGAGCACATCCACGGCTCGAACATCCTGCTCGACCAGACGAAGGGTATCCAGCACCTAAACGAGACGATGGAGCTGTTCATCGAGGGACTCGAGGAAGCCCTCGACAACGGCCCGCTCGCCAACGAGCCGGTCCAGGGAACGCTCATCCGACTGCACGACGCCAAACTCCACGAGGACACCATCCACCGCGGTCCGGCACAGGTCATCCCGGCGACGCGTGAGGCCGTCCACAAGTCGCTGATCGACGCTCGCATCAAGGTGCTCGAGCCGATGCAAGACGCCCGCATCGACGTGCCAAACGACCACATGGGTGCCGCCTCCGGTGAGATTCAGGGCCGTCGTGGCCGCGTCGACGACATGTACCAGGAGGGTGACCTCATGGTCGTCGAGGGTATCGCACCCGTCGACGAGATGATCGGCTTCGCGAGCGACATTCGCTCTGCGACCGAAGGCCGTGCCTCCTGGAACACGGAGAACGCCGGCTTCGAGGTCATGTCCGACTCGCTCCAGCGTGAGAAGATCATGGAGATCCGCGAGCGCAAGGGCATGAAACTCGAGCTCCCGCCGAGCATCGACTACATCTAA
- the cofH gene encoding 7,8-didemethyl-8-hydroxy-5-deazariboflavin synthase subunit CofH: MERPVTEADLAFEHVPETDQSFENALAKARNGDRLTVDDAIELLTTGTDVEGIDRRRKEQVLEAADRRRAEVVGEEVTFVANLNNNVTTACNVGCLFCNFKDSAHSFEHESDVETAGFTKTPAESREIVSDAVARGISEVCSVSGLHPAFALDDEHRELLEALDDPYREANYKPPEVYAKSPGTYVDQIAAMDVDGVHVHSMTPEEGYHARRGTDWSYEEVYRRLRDAGLDTVPGTAAEILVDEVRDAICPGKIGTDDWLEAMEAAANVGLGLTATIMYGHVENDAHRAMHLKRVRDLQERVDGAITEFVPLSFVHQQTPLFEHGVVSGGASTDEDELMIAVSRLFLDNIEHIQSSWVKYGDEHGLKMLHCGADDFMGTILSEEITKRAGGDYGEFRSFAAYAELISSIGRVPVERSTDYERRRVIDPDDPPVGPRLGPQADGTPLLSDDERADRAVLADD; encoded by the coding sequence ATGGAGCGACCGGTGACCGAGGCCGACCTCGCGTTCGAACACGTCCCCGAAACTGACCAGTCGTTCGAGAACGCCTTAGCGAAAGCCCGCAATGGTGACCGACTGACCGTCGACGACGCCATCGAGTTGCTGACGACAGGGACGGACGTCGAGGGGATCGATCGCCGGCGCAAAGAGCAAGTGCTCGAGGCCGCGGATCGTCGCCGCGCCGAGGTGGTCGGCGAGGAGGTCACCTTCGTCGCGAACCTGAACAACAACGTCACGACGGCCTGTAACGTCGGCTGTCTGTTCTGTAACTTCAAAGACTCCGCACACAGCTTCGAGCACGAGTCCGACGTCGAGACTGCGGGCTTTACCAAGACGCCGGCCGAGTCTCGCGAGATCGTCTCTGACGCCGTCGCCCGTGGCATCTCCGAGGTCTGTTCGGTCTCGGGACTCCACCCCGCGTTCGCACTCGACGACGAACACCGCGAACTCCTCGAGGCGCTCGACGACCCCTACCGCGAGGCGAACTACAAGCCACCCGAGGTGTACGCGAAAAGCCCCGGCACCTACGTCGACCAGATCGCAGCGATGGACGTCGACGGCGTCCACGTCCACTCGATGACCCCCGAAGAGGGCTATCACGCCCGCCGGGGTACCGACTGGTCCTACGAGGAGGTTTACCGTCGCTTGCGGGACGCCGGCCTCGATACAGTTCCCGGTACCGCCGCCGAGATTCTCGTCGACGAAGTCCGGGACGCGATCTGTCCCGGCAAGATCGGCACCGACGACTGGCTCGAGGCGATGGAGGCCGCCGCGAACGTCGGCCTCGGGCTGACGGCGACGATCATGTACGGCCACGTCGAAAACGATGCTCACCGCGCGATGCACCTGAAGCGCGTGCGGGACCTCCAGGAACGTGTCGATGGCGCGATCACGGAGTTCGTCCCGCTCTCGTTCGTCCACCAGCAGACGCCGCTTTTCGAACACGGCGTCGTCTCCGGCGGTGCGAGCACCGACGAGGACGAACTAATGATCGCCGTCTCGAGGCTCTTTCTCGACAACATCGAGCATATCCAGTCGTCGTGGGTCAAATACGGCGACGAACACGGCCTGAAAATGCTCCACTGCGGCGCGGACGACTTCATGGGAACGATCCTCTCCGAAGAGATCACGAAGCGAGCCGGCGGCGACTACGGTGAGTTCCGTTCGTTCGCGGCCTACGCGGAGTTAATATCCTCGATCGGTCGCGTCCCGGTCGAACGATCGACCGACTACGAACGGCGACGGGTGATCGACCCCGACGACCCGCCCGTAGGCCCACGTCTCGGCCCGCAGGCCGATGGCACGCCGCTGCTCTCCGACGACGAACGCGCCGACCGGGCCGTACTCGCGGACGACTAG
- a CDS encoding MFS transporter — MTSKQQAGARTWLRRDETGTIVAAVSVAHFLSHVYLLAYPPLFPLIGAEFGLTTTQLGLLVTAIYVPTLLLQIPIGEVVDRIGAKRILVAGLVVTSLGVALSGLAPTYGALLAFALVSGVGQSVFHPADYALLESVTDATNQGSAFGLHTFGGFAGFAAAPILTGTLGIQFGWRVALPAVGALGIAYAVVLLVATKPVYRRQIRTRKEPEVSATSDAEPGVASSLRGLFRTELLVVSGFYLVSMMAIVALQSFTTVFAIESFGFSDSAANTVLTAYLVGTAVGVIAGGPFADRAPFQYVIVGAFGLAAVGIWVTVVAIHGSYLTALAVFGVVGLLIGMALPSRDKLANSFADEGSTGKSFGFFFTGLSLGAVISPAVVGAIIDASSATAAFLVVSGILLVGAAIVVGLALYARGRS; from the coding sequence GTGACGAGCAAACAACAGGCAGGGGCGAGGACGTGGCTGCGACGAGACGAGACGGGGACGATCGTCGCTGCGGTTTCGGTCGCTCACTTCCTCTCGCACGTCTACCTGCTCGCCTATCCACCACTGTTTCCGCTGATCGGCGCAGAGTTCGGGCTCACGACGACACAGCTCGGACTGCTCGTAACGGCGATCTACGTCCCCACGCTGCTCCTGCAGATCCCGATCGGCGAGGTCGTCGACCGCATCGGGGCCAAGCGAATCCTCGTCGCCGGCCTCGTGGTCACCTCTCTCGGCGTGGCGCTGTCCGGCCTCGCGCCAACCTACGGGGCGTTGCTCGCGTTCGCGCTCGTCTCCGGCGTCGGTCAGTCGGTCTTTCACCCCGCCGACTACGCGCTGCTCGAGAGCGTCACCGACGCGACGAACCAGGGGTCGGCGTTCGGGTTGCACACGTTCGGCGGCTTCGCCGGCTTCGCCGCCGCCCCGATCCTGACCGGGACGCTCGGCATCCAGTTTGGCTGGCGCGTCGCGTTGCCGGCCGTCGGTGCGCTCGGGATCGCCTACGCCGTCGTCCTGCTGGTGGCGACGAAGCCGGTATATCGCCGCCAGATTCGAACGCGCAAAGAGCCCGAGGTGTCCGCGACGAGCGACGCGGAACCGGGAGTCGCCTCGAGCCTGCGCGGGCTGTTCAGGACGGAACTGCTCGTCGTCAGCGGCTTCTATCTCGTCTCGATGATGGCCATCGTGGCCCTCCAGTCGTTCACGACGGTGTTCGCGATCGAATCGTTCGGGTTCAGCGACTCGGCCGCGAACACCGTGTTGACGGCCTACCTCGTCGGGACGGCAGTCGGCGTCATCGCCGGCGGCCCGTTCGCCGATCGGGCCCCGTTCCAGTACGTCATCGTCGGCGCGTTCGGCCTGGCTGCCGTCGGCATCTGGGTCACCGTCGTCGCGATCCACGGGAGTTACCTGACAGCCCTGGCGGTCTTCGGGGTCGTGGGGTTGCTCATCGGAATGGCCCTCCCTTCGCGGGACAAACTCGCGAACTCCTTCGCGGACGAGGGCTCGACCGGGAAGAGCTTCGGCTTCTTCTTTACGGGTCTCTCCCTCGGCGCCGTCATCAGCCCGGCAGTGGTCGGGGCGATCATCGACGCGTCCTCGGCGACCGCCGCCTTCCTCGTCGTCAGCGGGATCCTCCTCGTCGGGGCTGCGATCGTCGTCGGGCTTGCCCTGTACGCTCGAGGGCGGTCGTAG
- a CDS encoding methyl-accepting chemotaxis protein, with amino-acid sequence MPLSAARLLPDRVRGSYVAKFALVMVAVLVITVGAAAFFYVDITGELTANVQSEMELAADDDAGELANWVETNEQAVETIATREEVVNSDDEAIDTALEEELETMPTEIVGLHYADLETGEIAHSTDDETVGTDLADLDLELHTRLSGGDVTEFEFQGGIPGTTYSDTYDRDGDHFIAFFSSIDGADAAVMIEADVTELDATFNDQIEGGYTQVIDIDDGDVMIADDHDAVLSTYRDGTDSRAVTEADLDIASGALEYDDTDEVAAYAQVEGTDWLLVSHAPQDEAYAITRDVATSLIGLIGISLAGFLVIGATIGRSTARAMDDLADNATALSHGETDLELDDDGRIDEVGQVRASFDGIRRYLETAAEQADAIARQEFDAPVLEEDVPGKLGDSLETMRTDLETYIDDVETSREEAEAAQAEAAEARREAEELAEDLERKAGEFGQVMGEAAEGDLTQRLDEGVDNEALAAIARAFNEMLEDLERTIVDIQTLAEDVDHVSTDVTGRVAEIENASEEVSRSAEEIATATADQSDRFRTVNGEMNDLSATIEEIASTADDVASVSSRAAERADVAGAAASDIHEEMNRLEHRAEEITAQVGQLDAEMGEISEIVDLIDDIAEQTNLLALNASIEAASAAEGGDGFAVVASEVKSLAEETGEATQEVDALIAEVQGSVDETVAEIDRMREQVDRGMDAVDEGTEAIEGITEQVERANDGVQSINEATDEQARASERVVTMVDEATESSEATRDETETVAAATEEQTATISDVAAGAQSLTEMADDLRASLDAFEVDGGGGRDSEGERARETDIVLRHDEDDLEPADG; translated from the coding sequence ATGCCTCTCTCAGCTGCTCGTCTCCTCCCGGATCGGGTTCGTGGGAGCTACGTCGCGAAGTTCGCGCTGGTTATGGTTGCAGTGTTGGTGATCACGGTGGGCGCTGCGGCGTTCTTTTACGTCGACATCACCGGCGAGCTAACCGCGAACGTCCAGAGCGAGATGGAACTGGCGGCGGACGACGACGCGGGCGAACTCGCAAACTGGGTCGAGACGAACGAACAGGCGGTCGAAACCATCGCCACCCGTGAGGAAGTCGTCAACAGTGACGACGAGGCGATCGATACCGCACTCGAAGAGGAACTCGAGACCATGCCGACGGAGATCGTCGGCCTCCACTACGCCGACCTCGAGACGGGCGAGATCGCCCACAGCACGGACGACGAGACGGTCGGGACCGATCTCGCCGACCTCGACCTCGAGCTTCATACGCGGTTGAGCGGCGGCGACGTCACGGAGTTCGAGTTCCAGGGGGGGATCCCGGGAACGACCTATTCCGATACGTACGACCGCGACGGCGACCATTTCATCGCATTTTTCAGTTCGATCGACGGCGCTGACGCTGCGGTGATGATCGAAGCCGACGTAACCGAACTCGACGCGACGTTCAACGACCAGATCGAGGGCGGCTACACGCAGGTCATCGACATCGACGACGGCGACGTGATGATCGCAGACGACCACGATGCGGTGCTCTCGACGTACCGCGACGGGACCGACAGTCGGGCCGTCACTGAGGCCGACCTCGACATCGCTTCCGGTGCGCTCGAGTACGACGACACGGACGAGGTCGCCGCCTACGCACAGGTCGAAGGGACCGACTGGCTACTCGTCTCACACGCCCCCCAGGACGAGGCGTATGCGATCACCAGAGACGTCGCGACCTCCCTGATCGGACTGATCGGTATCTCGCTCGCGGGTTTCCTCGTCATCGGAGCGACGATCGGCCGCTCGACCGCGCGAGCGATGGACGACCTCGCCGACAACGCGACCGCCCTCTCTCACGGCGAGACCGACCTCGAACTCGACGACGACGGCCGCATCGACGAGGTCGGACAGGTTCGCGCGTCGTTCGACGGCATCCGCCGCTACCTCGAGACGGCGGCCGAGCAGGCCGACGCCATCGCCCGCCAGGAGTTCGACGCTCCCGTCCTCGAGGAAGACGTGCCCGGAAAACTCGGTGACTCGCTCGAGACGATGCGTACGGACCTCGAGACCTACATCGACGACGTCGAAACGTCGCGGGAGGAAGCCGAGGCCGCCCAGGCGGAGGCGGCCGAGGCCCGCCGCGAGGCCGAGGAGCTGGCCGAAGACCTCGAGCGCAAAGCCGGCGAGTTCGGGCAGGTGATGGGCGAGGCTGCCGAGGGTGACCTGACCCAGCGCCTCGACGAGGGCGTCGACAACGAGGCACTCGCCGCCATCGCCCGGGCGTTCAACGAGATGCTCGAGGACCTCGAGCGGACGATCGTCGACATCCAGACGCTCGCCGAGGACGTCGACCACGTGAGTACCGACGTCACCGGCCGCGTTGCCGAGATCGAGAACGCGAGCGAGGAGGTCAGCCGGTCGGCCGAGGAGATCGCGACGGCGACGGCCGACCAGAGCGACCGCTTCCGGACGGTCAACGGCGAGATGAACGACCTCTCGGCGACGATCGAGGAGATCGCTTCGACCGCCGACGACGTCGCGTCGGTCTCCAGTCGGGCCGCCGAGCGGGCCGACGTGGCCGGTGCGGCGGCCAGCGACATTCACGAGGAGATGAATCGCCTCGAGCACCGGGCCGAGGAGATCACTGCACAGGTGGGCCAGCTAGACGCGGAGATGGGCGAGATCAGCGAGATCGTCGACCTGATCGACGACATTGCCGAGCAGACGAACCTGCTGGCGCTCAACGCCTCGATCGAGGCTGCGAGCGCGGCAGAGGGCGGCGACGGCTTCGCGGTCGTCGCGAGCGAGGTGAAATCGCTGGCCGAAGAGACCGGCGAGGCGACCCAGGAGGTCGACGCGCTGATCGCCGAAGTCCAGGGTTCGGTCGACGAGACCGTCGCCGAGATCGATCGCATGCGCGAGCAGGTCGATCGCGGAATGGACGCCGTCGACGAGGGTACCGAGGCGATCGAGGGGATCACCGAGCAGGTCGAGCGGGCCAACGACGGCGTTCAGTCGATCAACGAGGCGACCGACGAGCAGGCGCGGGCGAGCGAGCGCGTCGTGACGATGGTCGACGAGGCGACCGAGAGCAGCGAGGCCACCAGGGACGAAACCGAAACCGTCGCGGCCGCCACGGAAGAACAGACTGCGACGATCTCCGACGTCGCCGCCGGTGCCCAGTCGCTGACCGAGATGGCCGACGACCTCCGGGCCTCGCTCGACGCCTTCGAGGTCGACGGCGGTGGCGGACGTGACAGCGAGGGCGAGCGCGCGCGTGAAACGGACATCGTGCTCCGACACGACGAGGACGACCTCGAGCCCGCAGACGGCTGA
- a CDS encoding methyl-accepting chemotaxis protein, translated as MASIAGRLLPDRIRSSYVTKFGLVVLLVLVATVGAAVFFYVDITDDLTTNVHAEMEQTAVGDADALGEWVDYHEQMTLMLSSYDELVTGTDEEIDDTLDAERRGMSDAHAIHYIDLETDEVIHSTDEAALGTDITDLDLELHRGSAAGAVTEFTYEGELNVQVSYSDAYERDGAEYVAFLSPVDGTDDRAVMVEVDATDLPERFSDPIEGSYTQVVDAADGDVMSASDGDLILSPYRDGADENVLDTATADATAITGSAAYDDDGLAVGYAYVPGTDWLLVSHAPQEEAYAITDDVVTSLAGLIAIALAGFVVIGATIGRSTARAMDDLADNALTLSDGQTDLEIADDGRIDEVGQVRESFDGIRQYLETAANQADAIARQEFDAPVLKKDVPGKLGDSLETMRTDLETYIDDVETSREEAEAAQAEAAEARHEAEALAESLERKAGEFGQVMTEAAEGDFTQRLDEDVDNEALAEIARAFNGMLEDLERTIVDIQALAEDVDRISTDVTDRVAQIEQASDEVSRSTEEISTATADQNERFQTVYGEMNELSATVEEIASTADDVASVSDRAAEQAHVAGEATSEIRAEMANLEQRAEEITTQVAQLDAEMGEISEIVDLIDDIAEQTNLLALNASIEAASAAEGGDGFAVVASEVKSLAEETGEATQEVDALIGEVQGSVDETVAEIDRMREQVDDGVTVVDKGIEAIDAITEQVDRANDGVQSINEATDEQARASERVVTMVDEATDRSEETNAETETVAAAVEEQTASIADVATGAHSLTEMADDLRVSLDAFEVDASASSADSDGVLPSGESRGSATDEVELEYVGDSVADAAADDLPSVADEAADATDADK; from the coding sequence ATGGCATCGATAGCTGGACGATTGCTTCCCGATCGGATCCGATCGAGTTACGTTACGAAATTTGGGCTCGTTGTTCTGCTCGTTCTCGTCGCGACCGTTGGTGCGGCAGTGTTCTTCTACGTCGACATCACGGACGATCTCACGACGAACGTTCACGCGGAGATGGAACAGACGGCCGTTGGGGATGCTGACGCCCTCGGCGAGTGGGTCGACTATCACGAACAGATGACGCTGATGCTCTCTTCGTACGACGAACTGGTGACGGGAACCGACGAAGAGATCGACGACACGTTGGATGCAGAACGTCGCGGGATGTCTGATGCACACGCGATTCACTACATCGACCTCGAGACGGACGAAGTCATCCACAGCACGGACGAGGCTGCCTTGGGGACGGATATCACCGACCTCGACCTCGAGTTACACCGGGGATCGGCCGCTGGCGCCGTCACTGAGTTTACGTATGAGGGCGAGTTGAACGTTCAGGTGAGCTACAGTGACGCCTACGAACGCGACGGGGCGGAGTACGTTGCCTTCTTGAGCCCGGTTGACGGAACGGACGACCGTGCCGTGATGGTCGAAGTCGACGCCACCGACCTCCCCGAGCGGTTCAGCGACCCGATCGAGGGCAGCTACACGCAAGTCGTCGACGCTGCCGACGGCGACGTGATGTCCGCTAGCGACGGTGACCTGATCCTTTCGCCATATCGTGACGGGGCCGACGAGAACGTTCTCGACACCGCGACAGCGGACGCCACTGCCATCACTGGGTCGGCCGCATACGACGACGACGGGCTCGCGGTCGGCTACGCCTACGTCCCCGGCACCGATTGGCTGCTCGTCTCGCATGCTCCCCAAGAGGAAGCCTACGCGATCACCGACGACGTCGTGACCTCGCTAGCTGGCTTAATCGCCATCGCACTGGCTGGCTTCGTCGTCATCGGGGCGACGATCGGCCGCTCGACCGCGCGAGCGATGGACGACCTCGCCGACAACGCACTGACGCTCTCCGATGGCCAGACGGACCTCGAGATCGCCGACGACGGCCGCATCGACGAGGTGGGTCAGGTGCGCGAGTCGTTCGACGGCATCCGCCAGTACCTCGAGACGGCCGCCAATCAGGCCGACGCTATCGCCCGCCAGGAGTTCGACGCCCCTGTCCTGAAAAAAGACGTGCCCGGAAAACTCGGCGACTCGCTCGAGACGATGCGTACGGACCTCGAGACCTACATCGACGACGTCGAAACGTCACGGGAGGAAGCCGAGGCCGCCCAGGCAGAAGCGGCCGAGGCTCGCCACGAGGCCGAGGCGTTGGCCGAGAGCCTCGAGCGCAAAGCCGGCGAGTTCGGACAGGTAATGACCGAGGCTGCCGAGGGTGATTTCACCCAGCGCCTCGACGAGGACGTCGACAACGAGGCGCTCGCCGAGATTGCACGTGCGTTCAACGGAATGCTCGAGGACCTCGAGCGAACGATCGTCGACATTCAGGCGCTCGCAGAGGACGTCGACCGAATCAGCACGGACGTCACCGACCGCGTCGCCCAGATCGAACAGGCAAGCGACGAGGTGAGCCGCTCGACCGAGGAGATCTCGACGGCGACAGCGGACCAGAACGAGCGCTTCCAGACGGTCTACGGCGAGATGAACGAACTCTCGGCGACGGTCGAAGAGATCGCCTCGACCGCAGACGACGTCGCGTCGGTCTCCGACCGGGCCGCCGAGCAGGCCCACGTCGCCGGGGAAGCGACGAGTGAAATCAGAGCGGAGATGGCCAACCTCGAGCAGCGAGCCGAAGAGATCACGACGCAGGTAGCCCAGCTAGACGCGGAGATGGGTGAGATCAGCGAGATCGTCGACCTGATCGACGACATCGCCGAGCAGACGAACCTGCTGGCGCTCAACGCCTCGATCGAGGCTGCGAGCGCGGCAGAGGGCGGCGACGGCTTCGCGGTCGTCGCGAGCGAGGTGAAATCGCTGGCCGAAGAGACCGGCGAGGCGACCCAGGAGGTCGACGCGCTGATCGGCGAGGTCCAGGGTTCGGTCGACGAGACCGTCGCGGAGATCGACCGTATGCGAGAGCAAGTCGACGACGGAGTTACCGTCGTCGACAAAGGCATCGAGGCGATCGACGCGATCACCGAGCAGGTCGATCGGGCCAACGACGGTGTGCAGTCGATCAACGAGGCTACAGACGAGCAAGCACGTGCCAGCGAACGCGTCGTCACCATGGTCGACGAAGCGACCGACCGAAGCGAGGAGACGAACGCCGAGACCGAAACCGTCGCGGCCGCCGTCGAAGAACAGACCGCATCCATCGCCGACGTCGCTACCGGTGCCCACTCGCTGACCGAGATGGCAGACGACCTCCGCGTCTCGCTCGACGCCTTCGAGGTCGACGCCAGCGCCTCGTCGGCCGACTCCGACGGCGTCCTGCCGAGTGGCGAGTCCCGAGGGTCGGCTACGGACGAGGTCGAACTCGAGTACGTCGGCGACTCGGTTGCCGACGCGGCTGCCGACGACCTCCCGTCGGTCGCCGACGAGGCTGCCGACGCGACGGACGCCGACAAGTAA
- a CDS encoding phosphoribosylaminoimidazolesuccinocarboxamide synthase, giving the protein MTSVKEFRVDEPPTADSLGRGAFVFTDDYSVFDWGKMPDTIPEKGASLCTMGAFNFELLERAGVPTHYRGVVEDGTVVSLADASEPPREMAIDLTQVPDLPNDGREYDYDQYHEDAAANYLIPLEIVFRNRVPVGSSLRRRTEPADHGLAVDEWPDEAVDLEEPILEFSTKYEEGDRYLERAEADTIAGIASVEDLESIAREVNRIVTDQAASAELEHEDGKIECLYVDGEIRVADVVGTFDENRFSYEGVQLSKEVLRQYHKRAQPEWIRAVEAAKAEAKREDVADWKGLCDQQPQSLEESVLETARDMYCAGTNAYTGEEWFDAPPLSSAIGAIKGL; this is encoded by the coding sequence GTGACGAGCGTCAAGGAGTTCCGCGTCGACGAGCCGCCGACGGCCGACAGCCTCGGCCGTGGCGCGTTCGTCTTCACCGACGACTACTCGGTGTTCGACTGGGGGAAGATGCCCGATACGATCCCCGAAAAAGGCGCAAGTCTCTGTACGATGGGGGCGTTCAACTTCGAACTGCTCGAGCGTGCGGGCGTCCCGACCCACTACCGCGGCGTGGTCGAAGACGGCACTGTCGTCTCGCTCGCGGACGCGAGCGAACCACCCCGCGAGATGGCGATCGATCTCACGCAGGTCCCCGACCTGCCGAACGACGGCCGGGAGTACGACTACGACCAGTACCACGAGGACGCCGCGGCGAACTACCTGATCCCCCTCGAGATCGTCTTCCGAAACCGCGTCCCCGTCGGCTCGAGTCTACGCCGCCGGACCGAACCGGCGGACCACGGCCTCGCAGTCGACGAGTGGCCCGACGAGGCAGTCGACCTCGAGGAGCCGATCCTCGAGTTCTCTACGAAGTACGAGGAGGGCGACCGGTACCTCGAGCGCGCCGAAGCCGACACCATCGCTGGCATCGCCTCGGTCGAGGACCTCGAGTCGATCGCCCGCGAGGTCAACCGGATCGTCACCGACCAGGCCGCCTCGGCGGAGCTGGAACACGAAGACGGGAAGATCGAGTGTCTGTACGTCGACGGCGAGATCCGCGTCGCCGACGTCGTCGGAACCTTCGACGAGAACCGCTTTAGCTACGAGGGAGTCCAGCTCTCGAAGGAAGTGTTGCGCCAGTACCACAAGCGCGCCCAGCCCGAGTGGATCCGAGCCGTCGAGGCCGCAAAAGCCGAGGCAAAACGCGAGGACGTCGCCGACTGGAAAGGGCTGTGTGACCAACAGCCACAGTCGCTCGAGGAGTCGGTGCTCGAGACGGCTCGAGACATGTACTGTGCGGGCACCAACGCGTACACGGGCGAGGAGTGGTTCGATGCGCCGCCGCTCTCGAGTGCGATCGGTGCGATAAAAGGCCTGTAG